From one Anoplolepis gracilipes chromosome 8, ASM4749672v1, whole genome shotgun sequence genomic stretch:
- the Beta-spec gene encoding spectrin beta chain isoform X1 has product MTTDISVVRGGWDPTLQQEIVDEYEYDGGNSSSRLFERSRIKALAGERELVQKKTFQKWVNSHLVRCSCRIGDLYVDLRDGKMLIRLLEILSGERLPRPTKGKMRIHCLENVDKALQFLREQRVHLENMGSHDIVDGNPRLSLGLIWTIILRFQIQDITIEETDNQETKSAKDALLLWCQMKTAGYHNVNVRNFTTSWRDGLAFNAIIHKHRPDLIQFDKLSKSNAIYNLNNAFNVAEDKLGLTKLLDAEDIFVDHPDEKSIITYVVTYYHYFSKMKQETVQGKRIGKVVGIAMENDRMIHEYESLTSDLLHWIEGTIEALGDRRFANSLVGVQSQLSQFSNYRTVEKPPKFVEKGNLEVLLFTLQSKMRANNQKPYTPKEGKMISDINKAWERLEKAEHERELALREELIRQEKLEQLAARFNRKASMRETWLSENQRLVSQDNFGFDLAAVEAAAKKHEAIETDIFAYEERVQAVMAVSQELEAENYHDIERINARKDNVLRLWNYLLELLRARRMRLELSLQLQQNFQEKLYILDSMEEIKMRLLTDDYGKHLMGVEDLLQKHSLVEADINVLGERVKAVVQQSQRFLEHGEGYRPCDPAIIVERVQQLENAYAELVRLAIERRTRLEESRKLWQFYWDMADEENWIKEKEQIVSTGDIGHDLTTINLLLSKHKALENEIQSHEPQLMSVAAVGDELVRQQHFGSDRIQERLQEILAMWNHLLDLAAFRRKRLEEAVDYHQLFADADDIDIWMLDTLRLVSSEDVGRDEANVQSLLKKHKDVTDELKNYAATIEQLHQQASGLGEQDAKSPEVLERLTSIDNRYKELLELAKLRKQRLLDALSLYKVFSETDGVEQWIGEKNRMLDTMVPVKDIEDVEIMKHRYNGFEKEMNANASRVAVVNQLARQLLHVEHPNSEQIIARQNELNQKWAELREKAEGKREELNSAHGVQTFHIECRETVSWIEDKKRILQQTDSLEMDLTGVMTLQRRLSGMERDLAAIQAKLDALEKEAEVIQKEHPEEAAMIRDRITQIHLIWEQLTQMLKERDAKLEEAGDLHRFLRDLDHFQAWLTKTQTDVASEDTPTSLADAEKLLTQHQNIKEEIDNYTDDYQKMMEYGERLTTEAGDGDTQYMFLRERLNALKMGWEELHQMWVNRQNLLSNSLNLQVFDRDARQAEVLLSQQEHILAKDETPANFEQAEHMIKRHEAFMTTMDANDEKINSVVQFAGRLVDEGHFAADKVKKKAENINERRRINRDKANQLMDKLKDQQQLQMFLQDCEELGEWVQEKHITAQDETYRSAKTIHSKWTRHQAFEAEIASNKDRLQQLQQAADELIQQKPDLAEIIKPKVVELADQFVELETTTHDKGERLFDANREVLIHQTCDDIDSWMNELEKQIESTDTGSDLASVNILMQKQQMIETQMAVKAKQVTELDKQAEHLQRTVPDDKMEEIKCKKEKVAQRFAQLKAPLIDRQRHLEKKKEAFQFRRDVEDEKLWIAEKIPQATSTEYGNSLFNVHMLKKKNQSLRTEIDNHEPRINLVCNNGQKLIDEGHEDSSEFQKLISELTEKWRELKDAVDERNRHLLQNEKAQQYFFDATEAESWMSEQELYMMVEDRGKDEISAQNLMKKHESLEHAVEDYAETIRQLGETARQLINDQHPLADQIAVKQSQADKLYAGLKDLAGERRAKLDEALQLFMLNREVDDLEQWIQERELVAGSHELGQDYDHVTLLWERFKEFARDTEAIGSERVEAVNGIADSLIATGHSDAATIAEWKDGLNEVWQDLLELIETRTQMLVASRELHKFFHDCKDVLGRILEKQNAMSDELGRDAGSVSALQRKHTNFIQDLSTLQSQVTQIEEESAKLQASYAGDKAREITNREAEVVAAWNNLQSLCEGRRTKLEDTGDLFRFFNMVRTLMIWMDDVVRQMNTSEKPRDVAGVELLMNNHQSLKAEIDAREDNLMACINLGKDLLARNHYASVQIKEKLAALTDHRNALLHRWEERWENLQLILEVYQFARDAAVAEAWLIAQEPYLMSQELGHTIDEVENLIKKHEAFEKSAAAQEERFSALHRLTTFELKELKRREQEREEEERRKKEEAAAAEAARLAKATPVTSPDEPSSERAETDGATSGERAGEDEGHVAHRKASTRTPQLQDKPKEVHAQKPRQLSFREGEGIPVVSTSAKTPPHGTSRTPTTPKGTGSELRRKERSRSKSPFRSFRWRKSAKSPSLDRSGVSDDERSIPEARSPSDDEFEGPLQRKHEWESTTKKASNRSWDKVYMVVRGQNLCVYKDQKSYKASPDQSYKGEAPLDLRGATITVASDYTKKKHVFRVKSQSGSDFLFQAKDDTEMNDWVSVLNQAAQGTSGASTSRAHTLPAPTQAETKRRSFFTLKKN; this is encoded by the exons ATGACGACCGATATCTCGGTGGTGCGCGGGGGATGGGACCCCACGCTGCAACAAGAGATTGTCGACGAGTACGAATACGACGGGGGAAACTCGAGTTCGAGACTTTTCGAACGCTCACGTATTAAGGCGCTAGCTG GTGAGCGTGAATTAGTGCAAAAGAAGACTTTCCAGAAATGGGTTAATTCCCACTTGGTTCGATGTTCGTGCCGGATCGGCGATCTGTATGTCGATCTGCGAGACGGCAAGATGTTGATAAGACTCTTGGAAATCTTATCGGGTGAGCGTTTACCGCGTCCCACCAAGGGCAAGATGCGTATCCATTGTTTAGAGAATGTAGACAAAGCCCTGCAATTCTTGCGCGAGCAAAGGGTACATCTGGAGAACATGGGCTCTCATGACATCGTGGACGGGAATCCGCGCCTGAGTTTGGGTCTTATCTGGACGATCATCCTGCGTTTCCAGATCCAAGATATTACAATCGAAGAGACGGACAATCAGGAAACCAAGTCCGCCAAGGACGCTTTACTGCTATGGTGCCAGATGAAGACCGCCGGTTACCACAACGTGAATGTGAGAAACTTTACGACATCTTGGCGGGACGGACTGGCGTTTAACGCAATCATTCATAAACACCGTCCAGACTTGATTCAATTTGATAAACTCTCCAAGTCTAACGCAATCTATAATCTTAACAATGCATTCAACGTCGCGGAAGACAAACTTGGTCTCACGAAACTCTTAGACGCTGAAGATATCTTCGTTGATCATCCGGACGAGAAATCCATTATAACATATGTCGTTACATATTATCATTACTTCTCGAAGATGAAGCAGGAGACGGTGCAAGGTAAAAGGATCGGCAAAGTGGTCGGTATCGCGATGGAGAATGATCGTATGATACACGAATATGAGAGTCTCACTAGCGACTTGCTACACTGGATCGAAGGCACGATAGAGGCGCTTGGCGATCGTAGATTTGCGAATTCTCTAGTTGGCGTTCAATCGCAGCTCTCGCAGTTCTCGAATTATCGCACTGTAGAGAAACCACCTAAATTCGTGGAAAAGGGTAATTTGGAAGTGCTGCTGTTTACTCTGCAATCGAAAATGCGTGCAAACAATCAGAAACCTTACACGCCCAAAGAAGGTAAAATGATATCTGACATCAACAAAGCCTGGGAGAGATTAGAAAAGGCGGAGCACGAACGAGAATTGGCCCTACGCGAGGAATTGATCCGGCAAGAGAAATTGGAGCAATTGGCGGCTAGATTTAATCGAAAAGCCAGCATGCGCGAGACATGGCTGTCAGAGAATCAACGACTGGTGTCGCAGGACAACTTTGGCTTTGATCTCGCCGCTGTAGAAGCTGCTGCCAAGAAGCATGAAGCTATAGAAACCGACATCTTTGCCTATGAGGAACGCGTGCAAGCTGTCATGGCGGTCTCACAGGAGCTTGAGGCAGAAAATTATCATGACATTGAGCGTATCAATGCTCGTAAGGATAACGTTCTGCGCTTGTGGAACTATCTCCTGGAATTACTTCGTGCTAGGCGGATGCGATTGGAGCTCTCGCTTCAGCTACAACAAAACTTCCAGGAGAAATTGTACATTCTGGATAGTATGGAGGAGATCAAAATGCGACTGTTGACAGACGATTACGGCAAACACCTGATGGGCGTGGAGGATCTGTTACAGAAGCATTCTCTCGTTGAGGCAGACATCAATGTGCTAGGCGAAAGAGTCAAGGCTGTAGTTCAACAGAGTCAGAGATTCTTAGAGCATGGAGAGGGCTATCGACCATGCGATCCGGCCATCATAGTTGAACGTGTGCAACAACTGGAGAACGCATATGCTGAACTAGTACGGCTAGCGATTGAGCGTCGCACCAGACTTGAAGAATCTCGGAAACTTTGGCAGTTTTATTGGGACATGGCCGATGAGGAGAATTGGATAAAGGAGAAGGAACAAATTGTATCCACAGGTGACATTGGTCATGATCTGACAACTATTAATCTGCTATTATCCAAGCATAAGGCGCTAGAAAATGAGATACAGTCACACGAGCCACAGTTGATGTCAGTCGCTGCCGTTGGCGATGAACTAGTTCGACAACAACATTTCGGATCAGATCGTATTCAAGAGAGACTCCAAGAAATTCTTGCCATGTGGAATCATTTATTAGATTTAGCAGCTTTCAGGAGAAAGCGACTCGAAGAGGCTGTCGACTATCACCAACTCTTTGCGGACGCAGACGATATCGACATTTGGATGTTGGATACTTTACGGCTCGTTTCGTCAGAAGATGTCGGTAGAGACGAGGCGAATGTGCAGTCGTTACTGAAAAAACACAAGGACGTGACGGATGAGCTCAAGAATTACGCTGCGACTATTGAGCAGCTTCATCAGCAAGCATCTGGATTAGGCGAACAAGATGCTAAGTCGCCGGAGGTCCTGGAAAGACTGACCTCGATAGATAACAGGTACAAAGAGCTTCTCGAGCTAGCTAAATTGCGTAAGCAAAGACTCTTGGATGCTCTGTCATTGTATAAAGTATTCAGCGAAACTGACGGAGTTGAGCAATGGATTGGCGAGAAGAACAGAATGCTGGATACGATGGTGCCCGTCAAGGACATCGAAGACGTCGAGATCATGAAACACCGTTACAACGGCTTCGAGAAAGAGATGAACGCAAATGCATCTCGCGTTGCTGTAGTTAATCAATTGGCTAGACAATTGCTACATGTCGAGCATCCAAATTCGGAACAGATAATTGCACGACAGAACGAGCTAAATCAGAAATGGGCTGAGCTGCGCGAGAAGGCGGAAGGCAAACGCGAAGAGTTGAACTCCGCACATGGCGTGCAGACCTTCCATATCGAGTGTCGTGAGACCGTGTCGTGGATTGAGGATAAGAAGCGAATCTTGCAACAAACTGATAGCCTGGAGATGGATTTGACTGGCGTGATGACGCTTCAGCGCAGACTGAGTGGTATGGAACGTGATCTGGCGGCTATTCAGGCCAAATTGGATGCTTTGGAGAAAGAAGCGGAGGTCATACAAAAAGAACATCCAGAAGAGGCAGCTATGATTCGAGACAGAATCACACAAATTCATCTGATTTGGGAGCAGCTGACGCAAATGTTAAAGGAACGTGACGCCAAACTCGAAGAGGCCGGAGATTTGCACCGGTTCCTGCGTGATCTCGATCACTTCCAAGCATGGCTCACGAAAACCCAGACTGACGTCGCCAGCGAGGACACACCGACCAGTCTCGCTGATGCCGAGAAACTCCTTACGCAGCATCAGAATATCAAGGAAGAGATCGATAATTACACCGATGATTATCAGAAGATGATGGAGTATGGTGAGCGACTGACGACGGAGGCCGGCGACGGCGATACACAATACATGTTCCTGCGGGAAAGATTGAATGCGCTGAAGATGGGCTGGGAAGAGCTACATCAGATGTGGGTGAATCGTCAGAACTTGCTATCCAATTCTCTGAATCTACAAGTATTCGACCGAGACGCGCGTCAAGCAGAGGTACTTCTATCGCAACAGGAACATATCCTTGCCAAGGACGAAACGCCAGCAAACTTCGAGCAAGCCGAGCATATGATCAAGCGGCATGAAGCTTTTATGACAACTATGGACGCCAATGATGAAAAGATTAACTCTGTTGTGCAATTTGCCGGACGTTTGGTTGATGAGGGACACTTTGCAGCTGATAAAGTTAAGAAGAAGGCCGAAAACATCAACGAGCGTCGCCGGATTAATCGCGATAAAGCTAATCAACTTATGGATAAACTCAAGGATCAGCAACAATTACAAATGTTCCTGCAAGATTGCGAGGAACTTGGCGAATGGGTGCAGGAGAAACATATCACTGCTCAGGACGAAACATATAGAAGCGCAAAGACTATTCACAGCAAGTGGACTCGTCATCAGGCGTTTGAGGCGGAGATCGCAAGCAACAAGGACCGTTTGCAACAATTGCAGCAAGCCGCCGACGAATTGATTCAACAGAAGCCAGACTTAGCTGAGATTATCAAGCCAAAAGTAGTCGAATTAGCAGATCAATTCGTGGAGTTGGAGACCACAACTCACGATAAGGGTGAACGATTGTTTGATGCGAATCGTGAGGTATTGATACACCAGACTTGCGACGACATCGACTCCTGGATGAACGAGCTAGAGAAGCAGATAGAAAGCACTGACACTGGTTCTGATCTGGCTTCTGTAAATATACTGATGCAGAAGCAACAGATGATCGAGACACAAATGGCCGTGAAAGCAAAACAAGTCACTGAGCTCGACAAGCAGGCGGAACATTTGCAGCGCACTGTGCCAGATGATAAGATGGAAGAGATCAAatgtaagaaagagaaagtcgCTCAGAGATTCGCGCAACTTAAGGCGCCACTCATCGATCGCCAGCGACACCtcgagaagaagaaagaagccTTCCAATTCCGGCGTGACGTCGAAGACGAGAAACTGTGGATTGCAGAGAAGATACCACAGGCGACGAGTACCGAATACGGAAACTCCTTATTTAATGTTCACATgttgaagaagaaaaatcaGTCACTGCGTACGGAGATCGACAACCACGAACCCAGGATCAATCTAGTGTGCAATAACGGACAGAAATTGATTGATGAAGGACACGAGGATAGCTCCGAATTCCAAAAACTGATATCCGAATTAACAGAGAAATGGCGCGAGCTGAAGGACGCGGTCGATGAGAGAAACAGACATCTGCTGCAAAATGAGAAAGCACAGCAATACTTCTTCGACGCTACCGAGGCTGAATCGTGGATGAGCGAACAGGAGTTGTACATGATGGTTGAAGATCGCGGTAAGGACGAGATTTCCGCTCAGAATTTGATGAAAAAGCACGAGTCTCTGGAACACGCGGTCGAGGATTACGCAGAAACAATTCGTCAGCTTGGCGAGACCGCTCGGCAGCTTATAAACGATCAGCATCCGTTGGCTGATCAGATCGCTGTGAAGCAGTCGCAAGCAGACAAACTCTATGCCGGCTTGAAGGATTTGGCGGGCGAACGACGCGCCAAATtggatgaggcgcttcaattaTTCATGTTGAATCGCGAGGTCGACGATCTCGAACAATGGATTCAGGAACGCGAACTGGTTGCCGGTAGTCACGAGTTGGGTCAGGATTACGATCACGTGACCCTATTGTGGGAGAGATTCAAGGAGTTTGCGCGTGACACTGAAGCAATCGGTTCTGAACGAGTAGAAGCCGTGAACGGCATCGCTGATTCTCTGATTGCCACCGGACACTCCGATGCGGCGACGATCGCCGAATGGAAGGACGGCTTAAACGAGGTCTGGCAAGATCTGCTCGAATTAATTGAGACACGCACGCAGATGCTAGTGGCCAGTCGCGAGCTACACAAATTCTTCCACGACTGCAAAGACGTACTCGGCAGAATCCTGGAAAAACAGAACGCCATGTCCGATGAATTGGGTCGAGACGCCGGTTCGGTATCTGCTCTCCAACGTAAGCACACCAACTTTATCCAGGATTTGTCCACATTGCAGAGTCAAGTGACACAGATCGAGGAGGAATCCGCCAAACTGCAGGCAAGCTACGCTGGCGATAAAGCGCGAGAGATTACGAATCGCGAAGCCGAAGTTGTGGCAGCATGGAACAATTTGCAATCACTGTGCGAGGGCAGACGAACTAAACTGGAAGACACTGGAGATCTCTTCAGATTTTTCAATATGGTTAGGACCTTGATGATCTGGATGGATGACGTTGTGCGTCAAATGAACACATCGGAAAAGCCGCGCGACGTCGCCGGTGTTGAATTATTGATGAACAATCATCAGAGCTTAAAGGCGGAAATTGATGCCAGAGAGGATAATCTGATGGCGTGCATTAATCTCGGGAAAGACTTGCTAGCCAGAAATCATTACGCTAGCGTGCAGATAAAGGAAAAACTGGCAGCATTGACTGACCACAGAAACGCACTTTTACATCGATGGGAGGAACGTTGGGAAAATTTGCAGCTCA TTTTGGAAGTCTATCAGTTTGCTCGAGATGCAGCGGTTGCTGAAGCATGGTTAATCGCTCAAGAACCGTATCTTATGAGTCAGGAACTCGGt CATACTATCGACGAAGTTGAAAATTTGATCAAGAAACATGAAGCTTTTGAAAAATCGGCAGCTGCACAAGAAGAAAGATTTAGTGCCTTGCACCGACTTACCACT TTCGAATTGAAAGAGCTAAAGCGACGAGagcaagaaagagaggaagaggaaagaCGCAAGAAGGAAGAGGCAGCGGCGGCGGAGGCCGCACGTTTGGCCAAGGCAACGCCCGTTACTAGTCCAGACGAACCATCTAGTGAaag AGCCGAAACTGATGGAGCAACAAGCGGAGAACGCGCTGGAGAAGACGAGGGACACg TGGCACATCGCAAGGCTTCTACACGTACACCACAGCTTCAGGACAAACCCAAGGAAG TGCATGCACAAAAACCTAGGCAACTATCTTTCCGGGAAGGAGAAGGGATTCCTGTCGTGTCAACCTCTGCGAAAACTCCACCGCATGGTACTTCTCGCACACCGACAA